From the Mesotoga prima MesG1.Ag.4.2 genome, the window TTGTTTAACCAGCGCGCTTCAAATATCTTCAGATCTTCTTCCAGGGATAACCTGAAACTCTCTTCGCAGGATCCGAAGAAGTCGATAGGACTCACAGAAATAAATCCTCTATCTATACTCACATAGTCAAGATCTTCCTCGTGAGAATCGTAGAGGATTTCCTTCTTCATCCAGAATTCTTCTTCGCCCCATTCATTGACTTTCTTCTCAAACCAGCGCCTCTTAAGCAAACCGCCGGGTCTCGTACAGTTTATGCCTTTAATCCTGTTTCGAGGAACTGCCGGAACGTTAACATTTAGAACTGTATGCTTTGGAAGCTTTTTCCAGTCGTACTCCCTCACGAAGTTTTCCGAAAAATCAACCGCTGCGAGAAAATCTGGATTCTCTTCACTGGCAATCGATACCGCCATCGCCGGAATCCCATGAATTCTTGCTTCAAGCGCCGCCGAGAGAGTACCCGAGTACCTAACATCCACTCCTAGATTCTGACCGTAATTTATCCCACTCACTACCAGGTCGAAATTCCCTAGGCCCTTGATTACCGAAGCTGCGACTACACAGTCTGCAGGAGTCCCACTTGTGCAGAAGGAGGAGACATTTTCCACCGTGCTTCTTTCCCTTATTTTCACCGGAGTTAACCAAGTTATTGAATGACTTACCCCGCTTCGGTTACTTTCTGGAGCGATTATTGTGACCTCATGAGCAGCTGAAAGCTTTTTTGCAAGCGATCTTATTCCTGTTGATTCTATTCCATCATCATTAGTCAATAGTATTCTCAAAAGAATTCACCACCACTGATATTTTATCGTAAATTTCGACTTCTTTCTAAGCCTAATTGTGGCAAGTGTTCAGTCATACTCTATTCCTTGATCACGGAGATTCGAGCTGTAGATTAGCCTCAGAGAACTTCGAAAGAAAATCAGCAGAGGTACTACCCCAATTACCGATGCAGCACCAAAGAGATTCCACGAAGTGTAGTAGCTTCTCACTTCTCCCACATAGCTGAATATTCTAAGAGAGAAAGGCATCAGCTCCTGGCTGTTAAGAAGAATCAAGGGCGTGCTAAATGAACTGAACGACGAAACCATTACGTACACCAGAAGACCTCCGATTACAGGCAATGAAAGCGGGATTAAGATTTTCACCAGGTAGCCAGTTCCAGATAATCCTTCCAACAGGGACACTTCTCGGAGCTCTCTCGGAACCGAGGAAAAGAATTCAGCAAGAAGGATTATCGTAAGGGGAAGGGACTGAATGCAAACAACTATCCCAATCCCAAAGAGACTGTCAGTTAGACGGAGCTTATCGAATACGAAATACATCGGAAGCAGAGTATGCATTCCAGTGTAGAGACTGCCAAATAGAATTATTGAAGCCAAACCTTTCACAAGCATAGACTTTCTCTGTGAGAAAAGGTATGAGAAGGGTATACCTGCCATTAGCAGGATTAAGGAGGCCCAGAAGGCGATAATAATTGTATTAAGAATATTCGACATAAGTCCGTCGGAAATGACTCTGCCAAAATTTGCAAGAGTCATTTCACTAAGTGAAGGCATTATGTCTGAATCAGCGGCAAAAGAAAGCACAAGAATATAAATGACTACCAAGGCCGTCGGTATTAGGCACAATACCATCAGTGTTCTCTTCAGCCAGCCCGGGATAGTGAAATCGATAATCGGGAACCTGTATCTTAGTGAGAACAAAATTAGCGGTACGCTTAATAGGGTAGCGGGAACTATTCCACTTACTCCCCTCTGTACTACTCCCAATATGGTTATTAGAACTTCATATATCAAAAGTGTCCCTACGAGGAGTCTGAAAGTCTTCCTGAATCGTGGGATAATTAGGGGAAGAATTGAGTATCCTAAAATTACGGGGAGCAGAAGCAAATTCAAGCCTGTGAAAAGCCCAAGAAATACATGGGCTGCACTGCTCAGAAATAGTACATGCCTGTGCCTTTTCGGAACATCCCCTCTTGAAAAGAGGGCACCCAGTATC encodes:
- the surE gene encoding 5'/3'-nucleotidase SurE codes for the protein MRILLTNDDGIESTGIRSLAKKLSAAHEVTIIAPESNRSGVSHSITWLTPVKIRERSTVENVSSFCTSGTPADCVVAASVIKGLGNFDLVVSGINYGQNLGVDVRYSGTLSAALEARIHGIPAMAVSIASEENPDFLAAVDFSENFVREYDWKKLPKHTVLNVNVPAVPRNRIKGINCTRPGGLLKRRWFEKKVNEWGEEEFWMKKEILYDSHEEDLDYVSIDRGFISVSPIDFFGSCEESFRLSLEEDLKIFEARWLNKGNEKFSMASFEK
- a CDS encoding ABC transporter permease gives rise to the protein MVLPVTLILGVATIVPILWAIYISFTEYGVFQQAPVFSGLKNFEEVLGDSGFKLSLRLTALWSTLKTSIEILLSFLIALRLRKATKLSKASLILLGVGWFIPSFITVSGWRALVQGYGGYSLFNIVLGTEIDITLNAFQAFTSSLFVSIWLSLPLSTMIILGMLGRVSKELDDVMKIDGTGDIYTSSILFGEIRFLLIPYFFFQLARSMKEFTSVFLMTGNGPLLPEGFTPNTLTGSTTFLGIALFRKFSSVKDYGLLSAYAVFVGGFSLIWILGALFSRGDVPKRHRHVLFLSSAAHVFLGLFTGLNLLLLPVILGYSILPLIIPRFRKTFRLLVGTLLIYEVLITILGVVQRGVSGIVPATLLSVPLILFSLRYRFPIIDFTIPGWLKRTLMVLCLIPTALVVIYILVLSFAADSDIMPSLSEMTLANFGRVISDGLMSNILNTIIIAFWASLILLMAGIPFSYLFSQRKSMLVKGLASIILFGSLYTGMHTLLPMYFVFDKLRLTDSLFGIGIVVCIQSLPLTIILLAEFFSSVPRELREVSLLEGLSGTGYLVKILIPLSLPVIGGLLVYVMVSSFSSFSTPLILLNSQELMPFSLRIFSYVGEVRSYYTSWNLFGAASVIGVVPLLIFFRSSLRLIYSSNLRDQGIEYD